One part of the Oncorhynchus clarkii lewisi isolate Uvic-CL-2024 chromosome 7, UVic_Ocla_1.0, whole genome shotgun sequence genome encodes these proteins:
- the LOC139412899 gene encoding calcipressin-1-like isoform X2, with the protein MHLKTTKCNAFCLVASVTNQEVFDRPESRASFESLFRSFDPDVNFQFFKSFRRVRINFSDALAAAEARLRLHKSDFNGKEMRLYFAQSVLIGSPRLEPPKPDKQFLISPPASPPVGWQQAPDAVPVINYDLLCAISKLGPGEKYELHTGTPTTPSVVVHVCENEQDSSGGEDDTEGSTSSSNRPPRPKIIQTRRPDITPGVMQ; encoded by the exons ATGCACCTCAAGACCACCAAGTGTAACGCCTTCTGCCTGGTTGCCTCGGTGACCAACCAGGAAGTGTTTGACAGGCCTGAGTCCCGG gCCAGTTTTGAGTCTCTGTTCCGCTCCTTCGACCCGGACGTGAACTTCCAGTTCTTTAAGAGCTTCCGGCGTGTGAGAATCAACTTCAGCGATGCACTGGCTGCCGCTGAGGCGCGGCTCCGACTGCACAAGAGCGACTTCAACGGCAAAGAGATGCGCCTCTACTTCGCACAG TCCGTCCTCATAGGCAGTCCCCGCCTGGAGCCCCCTAAACCAGACAAACAGTTCCTGATCTCCCCCCCAGCCTCGCCACCGGTGGGGTGGCAGCAGGCCCCGGACGCCGTGCCCGTCATCAACTACGACCTTCTCTGTGCCATCTCCAAACTAGGGccag GTGAGAAGTACGAGCTGCACACCGGCACCCCCACCACCCCCAGCGTAGTGGTCCACGTGTGTGAGAACGAGCAGGACAGCTCGGGGGGCGAAGACGACACAGAAGGAAGCACCAGCAGCAGCAACCGCCCCCCTCGCCCCAAAATCATCCAGACACGGCGTCCGGACATCACCCCCGGCGTCATGCAGTGA
- the LOC139412900 gene encoding small integral membrane protein 11-like, with translation MDHMINWKALDNVPLLFYILALKTLVLCLGFAGVKIYQAKKEEAKLKIQRAEQRRIAEQVQELLDNELLDNKKDD, from the coding sequence gcgtTGGACAATGTCCCTCTGCTCTTCTACATCCTGGCATTGAAGACCCTGGTCTTGTGCCTGGGCTTCGCTGGAGTGAAGATCTATCAGGCTAAGAAGGAAGAGGCCAAGCTGAAGATACAGAGGGCAGAGCAGAGGAGGATAGCGGAGCAGGTGCAGGAGCTCCTGGATAACGAGCTCCTGGACAACAAGAAGGATGACTGA